A stretch of the Acyrthosiphon pisum isolate AL4f chromosome A2, pea_aphid_22Mar2018_4r6ur, whole genome shotgun sequence genome encodes the following:
- the LOC107882147 gene encoding LOW QUALITY PROTEIN: protein angel homolog 2-like (The sequence of the model RefSeq protein was modified relative to this genomic sequence to represent the inferred CDS: inserted 1 base in 1 codon), with product MYITKEFNKICLLCRLCPIANFACRLSTTVMHRNKQFSGPNMKDYINFIRPLVHHKHDTNYKSFHFSLLSYNILAQELLEKNAFLYDWSDVRVLNWDYRRQLLLKEIKQFNADIICFQEVQESHLNWFFKKLSDLGYNGVYKKRTRFHCDGCAIYYRNDKFTLKEKVTVEYNQPGINVLDRDNVGIVLRLSPRKNEAENIIVSTTHILYNKKRHDIKLAQVHLLLAEIERVAYKGHKKVGDDNIPEYHPIILTGDFNLEPNTAVYDFXINGALFYSNLQKPTLWSQNNQSGRCNMGNELIPKSLGITEYSQHSDILELRKINNHKRQINDGLYSKLHHSERKNEQLLSTPSSEFKFGSGNVYHNLKFSSVYNNNNSCSTYHDQWTIVDYIFYTSTNLKLKAYMKLPNVAECQPILAMPNRVSPSDHLPLFAKFIYQIK from the exons atgtatattacaaaagaatttaataaaatatgtctgttGTGTCGTTTATGTCCAATTGCTAATTTTGCCTGCCGTCTTTCCACAACAGTCATGCATCG aaataaacaattttcaggCCCAAACATGAAggattacattaattttatcagGCCTTTAGTGCACCACAAACATGATA CCAATTACAAGTCATTTCATTTTAGTTtgctatcatataatatactagctcaAGAGTTGCtagaaaaaaatgcttttttataTGATTGGTCTGATGTCCGTGTGTTGAACTGGGACTATCGAAGACAACTTTTATTgaaagaaataaaacaatttaatgcaGAT ataatttgttttcaagaaGTTCAAGAGTCTCATTTAAATTGGTTCTTTAAGAAATTATCAGATTTAg ggtATAATGGTGTCTATAAAAAACGAACTCGTTTTCATTGTGACGGCTGTGCTATATATTACAGAAATGACAAGTTTACATTAAAAGAAAAGGTCACTGTAGAATACAATCAACCAGGAATAAATGTATTAGATCGAGATAATGTGGGTATTGTGTTGAGATTGTCACCACGGAAAAATGAAgcagaaaatataattgtttcgaCTACACATAtcttatacaacaaaaaaaggcATGATATTAAATTGGCGCAAGTTCATTTATTACTAGCTGAAATTGAGCGTGTTGCATATAAAGGACACAAAAA AGTTGGTGATGATAATATTCCTGAATACCATCCAATTATTTTGACTGGAGATTTCAACTTGGAACCTAATACTgctgtttatgatt taatcaaTGGTGCTCTATTCTACAGTAATTTACAAAAACCAACGCTTTGGTCTCAAAATAATCAAAGTGGAAGATGTAACATGGGAAATGAACTTATTCCCAAGAGTTTAGGCATCACTGAATATAGTCAGCATTCAGACATTTtagaattaagaaaaataaataatcataagcGACAAATTAATGACGGTCTTTATTCAAag CTACATCATAGTGAAAGAAAAAATGAACAACTATTATCAACACCGTCTTCAgaattcaa atttgggTCTGGAAATGTGTATCATAACCTTAAGTTTTCttctgtatataataacaataatagctgTTCTACATATCATGACCAATGGACTATTGtagattacatattttacac cagtacaaatttaaaactgaaagcTTATATGAAGCTTCCAAATGTTGCTGAATGCCAGCCAATATTAGCTATGCCAAACAGAGTATCTCCGTCCGATCATCTACCACTGTTtgctaaatttatttatcaaataaaataa